GAGCAGGACCAAAAAAATTTCCCATGCACATGATTGAACACTCATTAAGTGCAATTTATGATATTGCCCATGGAGAAGGACTTGCAATTGTTGGACCTGCATGGATGAAGTATAAGGCAAAACATTCAACCACCAAATTTACCAAACTTGCAAATAATATTTTTGGCTTTAAATACCCTGATAAAAACTCCCAGTCAAAAGCTGTAATTGAAGCCTTTGAAACCTGGTTTAAAAAAATGGGAGCACCCACTCGATTATCCGAAGCTTCAATACCTGAAAAAGATATAGAAAAAATTACTGAAAATGCCCATTCTCTTGCAGTGAAATGGGGGCTTAAGGACTATACAAAGGAAGTTATCGAAGAAATATTAAGACTTTCAATCTAAAAAGTTTAACTTTTAAAAGAAGGGAATATAAAATGACTAAAGATTGTCTTTTTTGCAAAATTGCAAATAAAAAATTGGACACTGAATTTATTATTGAAAATGAAAACCTAGTTGTATTCAAGGATATTAATCCTCAGGCCCCTGTTCATCTTCTTATTGTTCCAAAGGAGCATATAAGAAGTATAAATGACCTTGAAAACAAAAATAAAGACATAATTGCAGAAATGATCTTTACTGCAAAAGAAGCTGCAAAACTTCTTTCAATTAATAAAAGCGGATACAAGCTCCAGTTCAATGTTGAAAAAGGAGGTGGCCAGGAAATATTTCACCTTCACCTACATCTTATAGGCGGCTGGTAGTTTTTTTGTTTTTAGCAAAAAATATGCCCTGGTCAAGTCCTGGGGCATATTTTT
The nucleotide sequence above comes from Desulforegulaceae bacterium. Encoded proteins:
- a CDS encoding iron-containing alcohol dehydrogenase, with translation AGPKKFPMHMIEHSLSAIYDIAHGEGLAIVGPAWMKYKAKHSTTKFTKLANNIFGFKYPDKNSQSKAVIEAFETWFKKMGAPTRLSEASIPEKDIEKITENAHSLAVKWGLKDYTKEVIEEILRLSI
- a CDS encoding histidine triad nucleotide-binding protein, whose amino-acid sequence is MTKDCLFCKIANKKLDTEFIIENENLVVFKDINPQAPVHLLIVPKEHIRSINDLENKNKDIIAEMIFTAKEAAKLLSINKSGYKLQFNVEKGGGQEIFHLHLHLIGGW